From the genome of Streptomyces sp. NBC_01317, one region includes:
- a CDS encoding S8 family peptidase, whose protein sequence is MAHLGSRRRRVLALPAGLALTASLGFLPSATATAAPAAPAAPAPVVTDGPKLSYVVNTHGGRSTLKSVEKAIGRAGGTVVTSYDRIGVIVASSQNPDFAKSVRKVRGVDSAGATRTAPLPAQSTTDEGAPRALTSAELAAATSDKTAAQDPLEPLQWDLPAIKADKAHEKTLGSRKVTVAVIDTGVDDTHPDLAPNFDRAASVNCVTGKPDTTDGAWRPQAGESSHGTHVAGEIAAAKNGIGMTGVAPGVKVAGIKVSTPAGFFYTEAVVCGFVWAADHGVDVTNNSYYTDPWYFNCKNDPDQKALVDAITRASKYAESKGAVNVAAAGNEAYDLASDSITDSSSPNDTIPGDRVIDPSECLDIPTQLPGVVTVAATGSKAGKSSYSNYGLGIIDIAAPGGDRYQVPDAPATSGSILGTLPGGSWGYLSGTSMASPHVAGVAALLKSTYPHASAAVIKSLLIAQADDTACPAAYDYNNDGRIDATCTGSKRYNSFYGAGITNALDAVSRFKH, encoded by the coding sequence ATGGCTCATCTGGGATCCAGACGCAGACGCGTACTCGCGCTGCCCGCAGGTCTGGCGCTCACCGCTTCGCTCGGTTTCCTCCCGAGCGCCACGGCGACGGCCGCCCCGGCGGCACCGGCCGCCCCGGCGCCGGTCGTCACGGACGGCCCCAAGCTGTCGTACGTCGTCAACACGCACGGCGGGCGTTCCACGCTCAAGTCGGTGGAGAAGGCCATCGGCCGGGCCGGTGGCACGGTCGTGACCTCCTACGACCGCATAGGCGTCATAGTCGCGTCCTCGCAGAACCCCGACTTCGCGAAGTCCGTGCGCAAGGTCAGGGGCGTCGACTCGGCCGGTGCCACCCGCACCGCGCCGCTGCCGGCGCAGTCCACCACGGACGAGGGCGCGCCCCGCGCGCTCACCTCCGCGGAGCTCGCCGCGGCGACCTCGGACAAGACCGCCGCGCAGGACCCGCTGGAGCCGTTGCAGTGGGACCTGCCCGCCATCAAGGCGGACAAGGCGCACGAGAAGACCCTCGGCAGCCGGAAGGTCACGGTCGCCGTCATCGACACGGGCGTCGACGACACGCACCCCGACCTCGCGCCGAACTTCGACCGCGCCGCGTCGGTCAACTGCGTGACGGGCAAGCCCGACACGACGGACGGCGCCTGGCGTCCGCAGGCCGGGGAGAGCTCGCACGGCACGCACGTGGCGGGTGAGATCGCGGCCGCGAAGAACGGCATCGGCATGACGGGGGTCGCCCCGGGCGTGAAGGTGGCCGGCATCAAGGTCTCGACGCCGGCCGGGTTCTTCTACACCGAGGCGGTCGTCTGTGGCTTCGTCTGGGCCGCCGACCACGGTGTCGACGTGACCAACAACAGCTATTACACCGACCCGTGGTACTTCAACTGCAAGAACGACCCGGACCAGAAGGCGCTCGTCGACGCCATCACCCGGGCCTCGAAGTACGCGGAGAGCAAGGGCGCGGTCAACGTGGCGGCGGCGGGCAACGAGGCGTACGACCTCGCGTCCGACTCGATCACCGACTCGTCCAGCCCGAACGACACCATCCCCGGCGACCGGGTGATCGACCCGTCCGAGTGCCTGGACATACCGACCCAGCTCCCGGGTGTCGTGACGGTCGCGGCCACGGGTTCGAAGGCGGGCAAGTCCTCGTACTCGAACTACGGTCTGGGCATCATCGACATCGCGGCGCCGGGCGGCGACCGTTACCAGGTCCCGGACGCGCCGGCCACCAGCGGCTCCATCCTGGGCACGCTGCCGGGCGGCTCGTGGGGCTACCTGTCCGGTACGTCGATGGCCTCCCCGCACGTCGCGGGTGTGGCGGCGCTCCTGAAGTCGACCTACCCGCACGCCTCGGCCGCGGTGATCAAGTCGCTGCTGATCGCCCAGGCCGACGACACGGCCTGCCCGGCGGCGTACGACTACAACAACGACGGCAGGATCGACGCGACCTGCACCGGGAGCAAGCGGTACAACAGCTTCTACGGTGCCGGTATCACCAACGCGCTGGACGCGGTGAGCCGCTTCAAGCACTGA
- a CDS encoding DUF485 domain-containing protein encodes MASDAPPPPGGTDTSPARPTQDRPAHQPTTAQYAEVQESAEFGELRRTYRSFAFPLTVAFIAWYLLYVLLSNYAGGFMGTKLFGNINVALVLGLAQFLTTFLIAWFYARYAAQKLDPKADVIKSRMEADA; translated from the coding sequence GTGGCTTCCGATGCACCGCCGCCCCCGGGCGGAACGGACACCAGCCCCGCCCGGCCCACCCAGGACCGGCCCGCGCACCAGCCCACCACCGCCCAGTACGCCGAGGTGCAGGAGAGCGCCGAGTTCGGCGAACTGCGCCGCACCTACCGCTCCTTCGCGTTCCCGCTGACCGTCGCCTTCATCGCCTGGTACCTGCTGTACGTCCTGCTGTCCAACTACGCGGGCGGCTTCATGGGCACCAAGCTCTTCGGCAACATCAACGTCGCGCTCGTCCTCGGCCTCGCCCAGTTCCTGACGACGTTCCTGATCGCCTGGTTCTACGCGCGGTACGCGGCGCAGAAGCTCGACCCGAAGGCGGACGTCATCAAGTCCCGTATGGAGGCGGACGCATGA
- a CDS encoding solute symporter family protein codes for MSHPLPLQLAATSDASEHRPLIITLFALFVVATLVITVWAGRQTKSASDFYAGGRQFTGFQNGLAVSGDYMSAASFLGIAGAIALFGYDGFLYSIGFLVAWLVALLLVAEPLRNSGRYTMGDVLAYRMRQRPVRTAAGASTIVVSIFYLLAQMAGAGVLVSLLLGITSDAGKIAIVALVGLLMIVYVTIGGMKGTTWVQMVKAVLLIAGTILITFLILLKFHFNVSDLLGTAASNSGKGSAFLEPGLKYGATEVSKLDFLSLGIALVLGTAGLPHILIRFYTVPTAKAARKSVIWAIGIIGAFYLMTIVLGFGAAALLKPGDIIASNKAGNTAAPLAALEIGGGAGSTGGAILLAVISAVAFATILAVVAGLTLASSSSFAHDIYANVIRRGQATEKEEVRAARWATVAIGIVSIALGALARDLNVAGLVALAFAVAASANLPTLLYSLFWKRFTTAGALWSIYGGLASSVLLVLFSPVVSGKPTSMFPGVDFHFFPLENPGLISIPLGFLLGWVGTLVSKEEPDTGKYAELEVKSLTGTGAH; via the coding sequence ATGAGCCACCCACTCCCGCTCCAGCTCGCGGCCACCTCGGACGCCAGCGAACACCGGCCGCTGATCATCACGCTCTTCGCTCTGTTCGTCGTCGCGACCCTCGTCATCACCGTCTGGGCCGGCCGCCAGACCAAGAGCGCCTCCGACTTCTACGCGGGCGGGCGCCAGTTCACCGGATTCCAGAACGGGCTCGCGGTCTCCGGCGACTACATGTCCGCCGCGTCCTTCCTCGGTATCGCCGGCGCCATCGCCCTCTTCGGCTACGACGGCTTCCTCTACTCGATCGGCTTCCTGGTCGCCTGGCTCGTCGCGCTGCTGCTCGTCGCGGAACCGCTGCGCAACTCCGGCCGGTACACGATGGGCGACGTCCTCGCGTACCGCATGCGTCAGCGCCCGGTCCGTACCGCCGCGGGCGCCTCGACCATCGTCGTCTCGATCTTCTACCTGCTCGCGCAGATGGCCGGCGCGGGCGTGCTGGTCTCCCTGCTGCTCGGCATCACCAGCGACGCGGGCAAGATCGCCATCGTCGCGCTGGTCGGCCTGCTGATGATCGTGTACGTCACCATCGGCGGGATGAAGGGCACCACCTGGGTCCAGATGGTCAAGGCGGTCCTGCTGATCGCGGGCACCATCCTGATCACCTTCCTGATCCTGCTGAAGTTCCACTTCAACGTCTCCGACCTGCTGGGCACGGCCGCCTCCAACAGCGGCAAGGGCTCCGCCTTCCTGGAGCCGGGGCTCAAGTACGGGGCCACGGAGGTCTCCAAGCTGGACTTCCTCTCGCTGGGCATCGCCCTGGTGCTCGGCACCGCGGGCCTGCCGCACATCCTGATCCGCTTCTACACCGTGCCCACCGCCAAGGCCGCCCGTAAGTCGGTGATCTGGGCGATCGGCATCATCGGCGCCTTCTACCTGATGACCATCGTCCTCGGCTTCGGCGCCGCCGCCCTGCTCAAGCCCGGCGACATCATCGCCTCCAACAAGGCGGGCAACACGGCGGCCCCGCTCGCCGCCCTGGAGATCGGTGGCGGAGCCGGCTCGACCGGCGGCGCCATCCTGCTCGCCGTCATCTCCGCGGTGGCCTTCGCCACCATCCTCGCGGTGGTCGCGGGCCTCACCCTGGCGTCCTCGTCGTCGTTCGCGCACGACATCTACGCCAACGTGATCCGCCGCGGCCAGGCGACCGAGAAGGAAGAGGTACGGGCGGCCCGCTGGGCCACCGTCGCCATCGGGATCGTCTCCATCGCGCTGGGCGCCCTCGCCCGCGACCTGAACGTGGCCGGACTGGTCGCGCTCGCGTTCGCCGTGGCCGCCTCCGCGAACCTGCCGACCCTGCTCTACAGCCTCTTCTGGAAGAGGTTCACGACCGCGGGCGCCCTCTGGTCGATCTACGGCGGCCTGGCCTCGTCCGTCCTGCTGGTGCTGTTCTCACCGGTCGTCTCGGGCAAGCCCACCTCGATGTTCCCCGGCGTGGACTTCCACTTCTTCCCGCTGGAGAACCCCGGCCTGATCTCCATCCCGCTGGGCTTCCTGCTCGGCTGGGTGGGCACGCTCGTCTCCAAGGAGGAGCCGGACACGGGCAAGTACGCGGAGCTGGAGGTCAAGTCCCTGACCGGCACCGGGGCGCACTGA
- the moaA gene encoding GTP 3',8-cyclase MoaA has translation MLIDTYGRVATDLRVSLTDKCNLRCTYCMPEEGLQWLGKSELLSDDEIVRLIRIAVTDLGVTEVRFTGGEPLLRPGLVGIVERCAALEPRPRMSVTTNGIGLKRTAAALRSAGLDRVNVSLDTLRPDVFKTLTRRDRHQDVLDGLSAAHEAGLTPVKINTVLMPGLNDDEAPELLAWAVAHDYELRFIEQMPLDAQHGWKRDGMITAGDILTSLRTRFTLTEEGGTERGSAPAERWTVDGGPHRVGVIGSVTRPFCHACDRTRLTADGQVRNCLFAQEETDLRAALRSDAPDDEIAALWKGAMWGKKPGSGLDDPAFLQPDRPMSAIGG, from the coding sequence GTGCTCATCGACACCTATGGCCGGGTGGCCACCGACCTGCGCGTCTCGCTGACGGACAAGTGCAACCTCCGGTGCACGTACTGCATGCCGGAGGAGGGCCTCCAGTGGCTCGGCAAGTCCGAGCTGCTCAGCGACGACGAGATCGTCCGGCTCATCCGTATCGCCGTGACCGACCTCGGTGTCACCGAGGTCCGCTTCACCGGCGGGGAGCCGCTGCTCAGGCCGGGACTGGTGGGGATCGTGGAGCGCTGCGCCGCGCTGGAACCGCGCCCCCGCATGTCCGTGACCACCAACGGCATCGGCCTCAAGCGCACCGCCGCCGCCCTCAGGAGCGCGGGCCTGGACCGGGTCAACGTGTCGCTCGACACCCTGCGTCCCGACGTCTTCAAGACCCTCACCCGCCGCGACCGGCACCAGGACGTGCTGGACGGCCTGAGCGCGGCCCACGAGGCGGGACTGACCCCCGTCAAGATCAATACAGTGCTGATGCCGGGCCTCAACGACGACGAGGCCCCCGAGCTGCTCGCCTGGGCCGTCGCGCACGACTACGAGCTGCGCTTCATCGAGCAGATGCCCCTCGACGCCCAGCACGGCTGGAAGCGCGACGGCATGATAACGGCCGGTGACATCCTGACCTCGCTCCGTACGCGCTTCACCCTCACCGAGGAGGGCGGCACCGAGCGCGGCTCCGCCCCCGCCGAGCGCTGGACCGTGGACGGCGGCCCGCACCGCGTCGGGGTCATCGGCTCCGTCACTCGCCCGTTCTGCCACGCCTGTGACCGCACCAGGCTCACCGCCGACGGACAGGTCCGCAACTGCCTCTTCGCCCAGGAGGAGACGGACCTGCGGGCGGCCCTGCGCTCCGACGCCCCGGACGACGAGATCGCCGCGCTCTGGAAGGGCGCCATGTGGGGCAAGAAGCCCGGCTCCGGCCTGGACGACCCGGCCTTCCTCCAGCCCGACCGGCCGATGTCAGCGATCGGCGGCTGA
- a CDS encoding DUF3099 domain-containing protein: MRKRSSTEVFRITGARQSLADDVRGRQRRYIISMSVRTLSVILTVVLWNVERPVALVTLVLGVLLPYVAVVIANAGRENAPSLPSTFVPAPVRPAIAPAPAPVATESARPTGE, encoded by the coding sequence ATGCGGAAGCGGAGCAGCACCGAGGTCTTCCGGATCACCGGGGCCAGGCAGAGTCTCGCCGACGACGTACGCGGCCGGCAGCGCCGCTACATCATCTCCATGTCCGTCAGGACCCTGTCGGTGATCCTGACCGTCGTCCTGTGGAACGTCGAGCGGCCGGTCGCCCTCGTCACCCTGGTCCTCGGCGTGCTGCTGCCGTACGTGGCCGTGGTGATCGCCAACGCGGGCCGGGAGAACGCTCCCTCGCTGCCCTCGACGTTCGTCCCGGCACCGGTACGGCCGGCGATCGCGCCCGCGCCGGCGCCGGTGGCGACGGAATCCGCACGCCCGACCGGTGAGTAG
- the tyrS gene encoding tyrosine--tRNA ligase produces MTDIVDELQWRGLFAQSTDEDALRKALADGPVTFYCGFDPTAASLHVGHLVQVLTVRRLQQAGHRPLALVGGATGQIGDPRPTAERTLNDPETVAGWVGRLRSQIEPFLSFEGPNAATMVNNLDWTAGLSAIEFLRDIGKHFRVNRMLAKESIARRLESDEGISYTEFSYQLLQSMDFLELYRRYGCVLQQGGSDQWGNLTAGLDLIHRLEPGATVHALATPLMTKADGTKFGKTEGGAVWLDPEMTTPYAFYQFWLNVDDRDISTYSRILSFKDRAELEELERATAERPQARAAQRALAEELTTLVHGADQCAAVVAASRALFGQGELTDLDEATLGAALSEVPHARFSELGPVVDLFTEAGLAPSKSAARRTVKEGGAYVNNVKVTDAESVPAVGDLLHGRWLVLRRGKKNLAAIEVTAG; encoded by the coding sequence GTGACGGACATCGTCGACGAGCTCCAGTGGCGCGGGCTGTTCGCCCAGTCCACCGATGAGGACGCCTTGCGCAAGGCGCTCGCGGACGGTCCCGTCACGTTCTATTGCGGCTTCGACCCGACCGCCGCCAGCCTGCACGTGGGACACCTCGTGCAGGTACTCACCGTGCGCCGGCTCCAGCAGGCCGGGCACCGGCCGCTGGCGCTGGTGGGCGGGGCCACCGGACAGATCGGCGACCCCCGGCCGACCGCCGAGCGGACGCTGAACGATCCGGAGACGGTCGCGGGGTGGGTGGGGCGGCTGCGGTCGCAGATCGAGCCGTTCCTGTCCTTCGAGGGGCCGAACGCGGCCACGATGGTCAACAACCTGGACTGGACCGCGGGCCTGTCCGCGATCGAGTTCCTGCGGGACATCGGCAAGCACTTCCGGGTCAACCGGATGCTCGCCAAGGAGTCCATCGCCCGGCGGCTGGAGTCCGACGAGGGCATCAGCTACACCGAGTTCAGCTACCAGCTGCTCCAGTCCATGGACTTCCTGGAGCTGTACCGGCGCTACGGCTGTGTCCTCCAGCAGGGTGGCAGCGACCAGTGGGGCAACCTCACCGCCGGTCTCGACCTGATCCACCGCCTGGAGCCGGGTGCCACCGTGCACGCGCTGGCCACGCCCCTGATGACCAAGGCGGACGGCACCAAGTTCGGCAAGACCGAGGGCGGGGCCGTCTGGCTGGACCCCGAAATGACGACGCCGTACGCCTTCTACCAGTTCTGGCTGAACGTGGACGACCGTGACATCTCCACGTACAGCAGGATTCTCAGCTTCAAGGACCGCGCGGAGCTGGAGGAGCTGGAGCGGGCCACCGCGGAGCGGCCGCAGGCGCGGGCCGCGCAGCGCGCGCTGGCGGAGGAGCTGACGACGCTGGTGCACGGCGCCGACCAGTGCGCGGCGGTCGTCGCCGCGTCCCGGGCGCTCTTCGGCCAGGGCGAGCTGACCGACCTCGACGAGGCGACGCTGGGCGCCGCGCTCTCCGAGGTGCCCCACGCGCGGTTCTCCGAACTGGGCCCGGTGGTCGACCTGTTCACCGAGGCGGGGCTCGCGCCGAGCAAGTCGGCGGCGCGGCGCACGGTCAAGGAGGGCGGGGCGTACGTGAACAACGTCAAGGTCACGGACGCGGAGAGCGTGCCCGCGGTGGGCGACCTGCTGCACGGCCGCTGGCTGGTGCTGCGCCGGGGCAAGAAGAATCTGGCCGCGATCGAGGTCACGGCCGGCTGA
- a CDS encoding metallopeptidase TldD-related protein → MSGAKSGTTTGRTARPHEIVERALELSTADGCVVIADEQSSANLRWAGNALTTNGVTRGRTLTVIATVDGAQGTASGVVSRSAVTADDLEPLVRAAEAAARGAGPAEDARPLAAGGPVSGDFTDAPAETTSAVFTDFAPALGESFARARAGGRELYGFANHEVTSTYLGTSTGVRLRHDQPSGTLELNAKSPDRTRSAWAGRATRDFKDVDPAVLDAELAQRLAWAERKIDLPAGRYETLLPPSAVADLLIYQLWSSAARDAAEGRTVFSRPGGGTRVGETLSELPLTLRSAPGEPGLECAPFVIAHSSGDDASVFDNGLPLTATDWVREGKLEHLLTTRHSAELTGLPVAPSIGNLVLDGGGERTLEEMVAATGHDGPGLLLTCLWYIREVDPATLLLTGLTRDGVYLVEKGEVVGEVNNFRFNESPVDLLSRATEAGITEKTLPREWGDWFTRAAMPALRVPDFNMSSVSRGV, encoded by the coding sequence ATGAGCGGCGCGAAGAGCGGGACGACGACGGGCCGTACGGCCAGGCCGCACGAGATCGTCGAGCGCGCGCTGGAGCTGTCCACCGCCGACGGCTGTGTGGTCATCGCCGACGAGCAGTCGTCGGCGAACCTCCGCTGGGCGGGCAACGCGCTGACCACCAACGGGGTCACCCGGGGCCGTACGCTCACCGTCATCGCGACGGTCGACGGCGCGCAGGGCACCGCGTCCGGGGTGGTGTCGCGGTCCGCGGTCACCGCCGACGACCTGGAGCCGCTGGTACGGGCCGCCGAGGCGGCCGCCCGGGGCGCCGGGCCCGCCGAGGACGCCCGGCCGCTGGCGGCGGGCGGTCCGGTGTCCGGGGACTTCACGGACGCGCCGGCGGAGACGACCTCCGCCGTCTTCACGGACTTCGCGCCGGCGCTCGGCGAGTCCTTCGCCCGCGCCCGGGCCGGCGGCCGTGAGTTGTACGGCTTCGCCAACCACGAGGTGACGTCGACGTACCTGGGCACGTCCACGGGGGTACGGCTGCGCCACGACCAGCCGAGCGGCACGCTGGAGCTGAACGCCAAGTCGCCCGACCGCACCCGCTCCGCCTGGGCGGGCCGGGCCACCCGCGACTTCAAGGACGTCGACCCGGCGGTTCTCGACGCGGAGCTGGCCCAGCGCCTGGCGTGGGCCGAGCGGAAGATCGACCTGCCCGCCGGGCGGTACGAGACGCTGCTGCCGCCCAGCGCCGTGGCCGACCTGCTGATCTACCAGCTGTGGTCCTCCGCGGCCCGCGACGCCGCGGAGGGCCGTACGGTCTTCTCCCGCCCCGGCGGCGGCACCCGTGTCGGCGAGACGCTCTCCGAGCTGCCGCTGACGCTGCGCAGCGCGCCCGGTGAACCGGGTCTGGAGTGCGCGCCGTTCGTGATCGCCCACTCCTCGGGGGACGACGCGTCCGTCTTCGACAACGGTCTGCCGCTGACGGCGACCGACTGGGTACGGGAGGGCAAGCTGGAGCACCTGCTCACCACCCGGCACAGCGCGGAGCTGACCGGCCTGCCCGTCGCGCCCAGCATCGGCAACCTGGTCCTGGACGGGGGCGGCGAGCGGACACTGGAGGAGATGGTCGCGGCCACCGGGCACGACGGCCCGGGTCTGCTCCTGACGTGCCTCTGGTACATCCGGGAGGTCGACCCGGCGACGCTGCTGCTCACCGGCCTCACCAGGGACGGGGTGTATCTCGTGGAGAAGGGCGAGGTCGTCGGCGAGGTGAACAACTTCCGGTTCAACGAGTCGCCGGTCGACCTGCTGTCGCGGGCCACCGAGGCCGGGATCACGGAGAAGACGCTGCCGCGCGAGTGGGGCGACTGGTTCACCCGGGCCGCGATGCCCGCCCTGCGCGTCCCCGACTTCAACATGAGCTCGGTCAGCCGCGGGGTGTGA
- a CDS encoding TldD/PmbA family protein: protein MPHDVDQTFLALPLRALADAALARARALGADHADFRFERVRGAARRLRDARPAGSSDSTDLGYAVRVVHGGAWGFASGVDLTMDAAARVAGQAVAMAKLSAKVIAAAGSDERVELAEEPVHAEKTWVSAYEIDPFDVPDEEKSGLLAEWSARLLRAEGVAHVDASLLTVHENKFYADTSGTVTTQQRVRLHPQLTAVAVDSDSGEFDSMRTIAPPAGRGWEYLTGTGWDWDAELERVPGLLAEKMRAPSVEAGTYDLVVDPSNLWLTIHESIGHATELDRALGYEAAYAGTSFATFDQLGKLAYGSSVMNVTGDRTAEHGLATIGYDDEGVEAQSWDLVKDGTLVGYQLDRRIAKLTGLGRSNGCAYADSPGHVPVQRMANVSLRPDPGGLATEDLIGGVERGIYVVGDRSWSIDMQRHNFQFTGQRFFRIENGKLAGQLRDVAYQATTTDFWGSMEAVGGPQTYVLGGAFNCGKAQPGQVAAVSHGCPSALFRGVNILNTTQEAGR from the coding sequence GTGCCCCATGATGTAGATCAGACGTTCTTGGCGTTGCCCTTGCGGGCACTCGCCGACGCCGCGCTCGCGAGGGCGCGCGCGCTCGGTGCCGACCACGCGGATTTCCGCTTCGAGCGGGTGCGCGGCGCGGCGCGGCGGCTGCGGGACGCCAGGCCCGCCGGTTCTTCGGACAGTACGGACCTCGGGTACGCGGTCCGGGTCGTGCACGGCGGGGCCTGGGGGTTCGCCTCCGGGGTCGACCTGACGATGGACGCGGCGGCGCGGGTCGCCGGGCAGGCCGTGGCCATGGCCAAGCTCTCCGCGAAGGTGATCGCGGCGGCCGGGTCCGACGAGCGGGTGGAGCTGGCCGAGGAGCCGGTGCACGCGGAGAAGACCTGGGTGTCGGCGTACGAGATCGACCCGTTCGACGTACCGGACGAGGAGAAGAGCGGGCTGCTCGCGGAGTGGAGCGCGCGGCTGCTGCGGGCGGAGGGCGTGGCGCATGTGGACGCGTCGCTGCTCACCGTCCACGAGAACAAGTTCTACGCGGACACCTCCGGCACGGTCACCACGCAGCAGCGGGTCAGGCTGCACCCGCAGCTGACCGCCGTCGCGGTCGACTCGGACTCCGGCGAGTTCGACTCCATGCGGACGATCGCGCCGCCGGCCGGGCGGGGCTGGGAGTATCTGACGGGAACGGGCTGGGACTGGGACGCCGAGCTGGAGCGCGTCCCGGGGCTGCTCGCCGAGAAGATGCGGGCGCCGAGCGTCGAGGCGGGCACGTACGACCTGGTGGTCGACCCGTCCAACCTGTGGCTGACGATCCACGAGTCGATCGGCCACGCCACGGAGCTGGACCGGGCGCTGGGGTACGAGGCGGCGTACGCGGGCACCTCGTTCGCCACCTTCGACCAGCTCGGGAAGCTGGCGTACGGCTCGTCGGTGATGAACGTGACCGGCGACAGGACCGCGGAGCACGGGCTCGCCACCATCGGGTACGACGACGAGGGTGTCGAGGCCCAGTCGTGGGACCTGGTGAAGGACGGCACGCTCGTCGGGTACCAGCTGGACCGCAGGATCGCGAAGCTGACGGGTCTGGGCCGGTCCAACGGGTGCGCGTACGCGGACTCGCCGGGCCATGTGCCGGTGCAGCGGATGGCGAACGTGTCGCTGCGGCCCGATCCGGGCGGGCTCGCCACGGAGGATCTGATCGGCGGGGTGGAGCGCGGGATCTACGTGGTCGGCGACCGGTCGTGGTCGATCGACATGCAGCGCCACAACTTCCAGTTCACCGGGCAGCGCTTCTTCCGTATCGAGAACGGCAAGCTCGCGGGCCAGTTGCGCGACGTCGCCTACCAGGCGACCACCACGGACTTCTGGGGGTCCATGGAGGCCGTCGGCGGCCCGCAGACGTATGTCCTGGGCGGTGCCTTCAACTGCGGCAAGGCCCAGCCGGGCCAGGTCGCGGCGGTCTCGCACGGCTGCCCGTCCGCGCTCTTCCGCGGAGTGAACATCCTCAACACGACGCAGGAGGCGGGCCGATGA
- the fabG gene encoding 3-oxoacyl-[acyl-carrier-protein] reductase — translation MSRSVLVTGGNRGIGLATARAFADNGDKVAYTYRSGEPPQALTDLGCLAVRCDITDTEQVEQAYKEIEEKHGPVEVLVANAGITKDQLLMRMSEDDFTSVLDTNLTGTFRVVKRANRAMLRAKKGRVVLISSVVGLTGQAGQANYAASKAGLVGFARSLARELGSRNITFNVVAPGFTESDMTRVLTDAQRAGIVSQVPLGRYAQPEEIAAVVRFLTSDDASYITGAVIPVDGGLGMGH, via the coding sequence ATGAGCCGCTCGGTTCTCGTCACCGGAGGAAACCGGGGCATCGGCCTCGCCACCGCCCGCGCCTTCGCGGACAACGGCGACAAGGTCGCTTACACCTACCGCTCCGGCGAGCCGCCGCAGGCCCTGACGGACCTGGGCTGCCTGGCCGTTCGCTGCGACATCACCGACACCGAACAGGTGGAGCAGGCCTACAAGGAGATCGAGGAGAAGCACGGTCCCGTGGAGGTGCTGGTGGCCAACGCCGGCATCACCAAGGACCAGTTGCTGATGCGGATGTCCGAGGACGACTTCACGTCCGTCCTCGACACCAACCTCACCGGCACGTTCCGCGTCGTGAAGCGGGCCAACCGCGCCATGCTCCGCGCCAAGAAGGGCCGGGTCGTCCTGATCTCCTCGGTGGTCGGGCTGACCGGCCAGGCGGGACAGGCGAACTACGCCGCGTCCAAGGCCGGCCTGGTGGGCTTCGCCCGCTCGCTCGCCCGCGAACTCGGCTCGCGGAACATCACCTTCAACGTCGTCGCCCCCGGCTTCACGGAGAGCGACATGACACGCGTGCTCACCGACGCGCAGCGCGCGGGCATCGTCTCGCAGGTCCCGCTCGGCCGTTACGCGCAGCCGGAGGAGATCGCCGCAGTGGTGCGGTTCCTCACCTCCGACGACGCCTCGTACATCACTGGAGCCGTCATTCCCGTTGACGGCGGATTGGGCATGGGTCACTGA
- the fabI gene encoding enoyl-ACP reductase FabI, translated as MSGILAGKRILVTGVLTESSIAFHAAKVAQQQGAEVVLTGFGRLSLVERIAKRLPEPAPVIELDVTNQEHLDGLADRIREHQGADARLDGIVHSIAFGPQAAFNFLEAQWEDVATAVQVSAYSLKSLTMACLPLMEHGGSVVGLTFDAQVAWPKYDWMGVAKAALESTSRYLARDLGERNVRCNLISAGPLKSMAAKSIPGFESLADVWNHRAPMKWDMSDPEPAGRGVVALLSDFFPRTTGEIVHVDGGVHMMGA; from the coding sequence ATGAGTGGAATCCTGGCCGGCAAGCGCATCCTCGTCACGGGGGTCCTCACCGAGTCCTCCATCGCCTTCCACGCCGCCAAGGTGGCGCAGCAGCAGGGCGCCGAGGTCGTCCTCACCGGTTTCGGCCGGCTGAGCCTCGTCGAGCGCATCGCCAAGCGACTGCCCGAGCCGGCCCCGGTCATCGAGCTGGACGTGACCAACCAGGAGCACCTGGACGGTCTGGCGGACCGGATCCGCGAGCACCAGGGCGCCGACGCGCGCCTCGACGGCATCGTGCACTCGATCGCCTTCGGCCCGCAGGCCGCGTTCAACTTCCTGGAGGCCCAGTGGGAGGACGTCGCGACGGCCGTCCAGGTCTCCGCGTACTCGCTCAAGTCCCTGACCATGGCCTGCCTGCCGCTGATGGAGCACGGCGGCTCGGTCGTCGGCCTCACCTTCGACGCTCAGGTCGCCTGGCCGAAGTACGACTGGATGGGCGTGGCGAAGGCCGCGCTGGAGTCCACCAGCCGCTACCTCGCCCGTGACCTGGGCGAGCGGAACGTCCGCTGCAACCTGATCTCGGCCGGCCCGCTCAAGTCGATGGCCGCCAAGTCCATCCCGGGCTTCGAGTCGCTCGCGGACGTGTGGAACCACCGGGCTCCGATGAAGTGGGACATGTCCGACCCGGAGCCGGCGGGCCGGGGCGTCGTCGCTCTGCTGTCGGACTTCTTCCCAAGGACGACGGGGGAGATCGTCCACGTCGACGGCGGCGTGCACATGATGGGCGCCTGA